aagaaataattttatacaatttcGATAGGTCAGTGGTACTCAAGGCAGACCAGGAAGAATGGTGTAAAGAATTTgctgagaaatttgaaaatcgaTTGATTACATTTGAGCAACGTGGCGCTACTGCGAAATTTTGGGTACAGTATTTCCGGATGGTTACACTCGTTAAACAATTCATTGAATCAGCAGGAATGGGCAACAATTTACATCTTGATACTATCCACAAAATGATACCTTATTTTCATGCCAGCGGCCACTTCTTATATGCTAAATCCTACCATTTATATTTGCAAGACATGTCGGATTTAAAGAAACGAATGACAGTCGAAGAATACGAACTTTTTACAACTAAAGGATATTTTACAATTAGACGTTCCGACAAATTTTGGTGTGGCACATGGTCTGATATGGCAATTGAGCAATCATTGATGAGGACTGATAGACGAGGAGTTAACGACAGCGTACTTTCCAAGTAGACTTTAGAATGgtattttttcacaatatttgcgACGAAGTTGAAAACTTTTGCAAAGTTGTTTTTTCTGGTTCTGAGCAGCACGTCGAAATGAGAAGTTCGGGGGCTAGTCGCGGCAATgatgatgtaaaaaaattgatggaatggttgaaCAACCATCCACGTTTTCTAGAAATGAAGGATGTCATGTCAATAAGCACTGGAGTTGGCTCAAGAATTTGGTTCTTCTTCTAAAATCATTGGCAGCGATTTTTATACAGTAAAATTCAAACGGAATGACAGAATAAAATCGCTTAGTGTTATAAATGCAGGCATCGTGATAGAAGGTGACATTGTTCCGATTAATCCATTGTTAATTTTCCAAAGAATGTGCATTGCAAAAGAATCTGAAGGGGAGTTTAAAAACTTTGTTACGTACGAAAACTTTCTTACGTacgaaacttttttgtttttgcaaaataaaaaattttcaactacgtttttgcaattgtttctaactgaaatcgctcgtgtaagtaatggcgatcattctgaacccaaaattatcggttcatttttgactaagttatgagcatttaaagaaaaatttttcttatataattaaaaaaaatcgattttgagccgaaaaacaaaattgccgataattcttgaaaacaattttttcgggcgaacaaaaaatacgtgtctcattgcTTTGACCAGAGAACAACATagttgagttacatcgaaatcgaagtgaattgaaatggaaagcaccaGCAACAAAGACAAATGACGCACTGTTTCGATTGATTCGATAttgaatatgcatacatatgttctGTTATGATGTACAATTCCGACTGACTCCCGCTATCCtcaaagcatacatacatataaccttatattcaaataaaaggTGGTGTGATGTTTGCAAAGCACATaagtacataggtacatacaaatatatcaaGAGAAGAACCGTAAGCCTAAGTAACTAGTGTGCTCTATTAGAtagtgttatatttcatattgctctaatacataataataataataatatcaagAGAGAATTAAAGGGTGTGTCGCGTGGTTACTGTTCAGGAACGATGGACCGACTAGAATGTGGCGCAAGCTCTTGACAGCCttacaaaatcaaaatattatataattcccAGGATTAaacttaaaacttaaatttaaaaatttccgtTGTGGTTTGGGGGTGCATTTCAAGTAAAGCAGTAAGAGACTTGGTCTTTGTTGAGGGCATGTTTATTCTGAAGccattatttttggttttctcaTAGTAGGTAAACATTAAATCAGTATGTTCCTTTGCATATGTAGTTctgcaattgataaaaagtgaacaaaaacttatgtacagtttgtcaagaatgaCTTTCggcatagaaaataaattaagtttttcgACTTGTAGCATACGTATAATTTAGCATTAAGTATTGTAGCATACGTattatttagcattaagtaTGTATTACTTTTGTAGCAATGGCAACACTGTAAATAGAGATTAGCATTACATTCTACACCTGTACTATTATATTACATTCTACACGATGTTATGTAATCCACAAAAGCTGTAAGCAAAAGCTCTGTGGGCAAAAGCTCTGTAGGCAAAAGCTATATACCTGAAGGTATAAAACAGCGCTCTCGTGTGATCGTCGTCCACTTTGCGAAATACGTCCACTCGAGAGGTAAGTCAACTAACAACGGTATAGTACAACAGTTTTCGCTGGTCGTTATTACTGTTGTtggtaatatttaatatatactagcatcacccagtgggcttcgcaccaccatacataaaatgttttttttatatcgcaagaaatttttcatattaagttttctttatagaactcgtaaaatctttaaacagttgaattagttgatttttttcattctttctaaagatgtcacaatagccttttctgtacttttttaaaatttgattgtggtggtcacctatatacaggtaaggtgaaagagccgataaaaacttgtaattaaactttgattctttaatttccatttcaattttttacgctaaataaattatgctaaaataaataaagttaaaaatgtttttccagttccttgaatgctccagtttttattatattttcgcccaaaattaatattaacataatacacttacaaccacaacagtacaacagaaacgctcataagcggctgtgtatttgttattgtttttcccatacaggcatttcgtatgagaggaaaccattactcacataaaatatcataactcaggaacggctgcaccgatttcaatcaaacttcacacaaacctcaaagatagaaaagaactctaaaatttttgtgtcaatcggtttggcggttcttgagttataagattaccaaggaaatgtagtatataacgacaacttgaaataactcAGGATCAGaagtgtggttaggaatttcagctgatatatggctatcgatttgatccggagttattttatgtaccagccaaattagtatatgtgcgtgcggcaatccccttttctgccattcgatggagtacatatggcaacgcacctccccaaatacatataatttcacaattaaatccataagtgctttacatttttgccgaaatggatactcatgtggttcaaacacatcctagggttatccaggtccacgttttggtctatatctcgagaccctagttacggaggggcattaaaaatactctatactatagaatcatcagcagcttccatttgctacccatattgtacaaacacatcctagggttacccgggtccacgttttggattatatctcgagaccctagtcacggaacggtatgaaaaatactatatactatagaaatcatcaacagcttccatttgctacccatattgtacaaacacatcctagggttacccgggtccacgttttggattatatctcgagaccctactcacggaacggtatgaaaaatactctatactatagaaatcatcaacagctcccatttgctacccatattgtacgaacacatccttaagttatcggggtccacattttgggcgatatctcgagactctagtcacggagtggcatcaaaaatactctatactatagaatcatcaacagcttccatttgctacccatattgtacaaacacatcctagggttacccgggttcacgttttggcctatttctcgagaccctggtatccgattcttaaaattttaaaacacaaaccatctactgaatagtccaaacaaagcctaaaaatttggtttggataggagagcccgttcttgagttataagattaccaaggaaatgtaacttctttttatatatatagatatactgTGTTGTTGACAGTGTAATAGATTGGTGATGAGCTGGTCGTTACTACTggttacatatgtgcatatgtatgtatatacaaacaataatattaattacagtaatatgtatgtagttgacaGTATAGTAGAACAGCTTTCGCTGGTCGCTATTACtgctaacacatacatataatatacttatatatatatataacatatcaCGCTATTTTCTTTAAGGTTTCTTTTAGTGTACTTAAGAGTTTTGTACCCACGTACCCCCCTTTATAATTGGCGCCCAACATCGTGGCAAACCTCTCGAGTAGTTATAATTATTATCGCCGAAGCGAAAGAATTGCGAAGCAAAATAATAAGATGGCTCAGTTTACTACTGAACAGTTTGAGCAGCTTATGCAAGCTGTCGGCCATTACAATGTACGTAGTGGTTCGTTGAGCAACTGTACTGCTCGTTATGCAGGTGAACGCGATTCCACAAAAGTTGAGGAGTTCATTGCTGCTGTAGGGACGTTTAAAGCTGTCGAGAAAATAAGTGACGCGGATGCTATTACTGGCATGCCCATGATTTTAGAGGGTGACGCAGCAGAATGGTGGCGCGGTGTACAGCCAAAGCCCAAAGTTTTTGAGGATGTTGTGCGTATGCTGCGTGAAGCTTTTTGTCCCCCTAAGCCTGACTGGCGAATCTATGCTGAAATCATTGAAAGCAAACAAGCCAAAAACGAGCCGACTGATTCTTTTGTTCGAAGAAAACGTGCTCTCTTTTCCCAACTCACTAATGCTCCTAGTGAAATCGGCCAAATCGATCTTTTGTTTGGTATGATTCATTTACAAATTAGGGATAGGGTTAGTCGTAAACGCATTACTACGTTCGATGATCTATTGAATGAAGCTAGAGAAGCAGAGATGACCTTGCGCGAACACAAAATGACTACCGCGAACGCCGATAAAGCCGTCGATAGTACAAGTGGTCCGGTACGTTGTGGTTTTTGCCGCAAAAAGGGGCATTACACAGAAGTGtgcttcaaaaagaaaaacgaagagGCCAAAACAGCGCAAACACAAGCGATTGCAAATGCTTTAGTGACAAAGCCGTCGTATTCGTGTTATGGATGCAATGCACCAGGTGTTACACGCGCAAATTGCCGAAATGTTTGAATAAACCGTCCACTAGCCATGGTTCGGTAAGTTTTAATTCGTTAACCATTCCAATTGGAAAACCGATTCCAATTGCTAATGTTCAATTGTTCGGTATGCCTGGACAGATTTATACTTTCAAATCGCGGTAGCAGAAAGAGACAGAGATAAGACGTGCCTTATTACGCCTTTTGGTACATTCCGGTTTAAGAGAATGCCATTTGGTCTACGCAACGCACCGTCGACATTCCAGAGGTTGATTGACCGTTTCAAAGCAACGTTACCAAGCATACATATTTTAGCATATCTTGATGATATTATAATTTGCTCACCATCATTCAAAGAACACTTAACCGATTTAAGAGACGTATTCCTGAAGTTAGAGAAATTCAAGCTGCGCATTAATTCTGCCAAATGTCGGTTTTGTTGTGCCAGTGTTAAATACCTTGGCCATGTGTTAACAACCGAAGGCATACAAGTTGACCCAGGAAAGACTCTAGCGA
The Anastrepha ludens isolate Willacy chromosome X, idAnaLude1.1, whole genome shotgun sequence DNA segment above includes these coding regions:
- the LOC128870205 gene encoding activity-regulated cytoskeleton associated protein 2-like; this encodes MAQFTTEQFEQLMQAVGHYNVRSGSLSNCTARYAGERDSTKVEEFIAAVGTFKAVEKISDADAITGMPMILEGDAAEWWRGVQPKPKVFEDVVRMLREAFCPPKPDWRIYAEIIESKQAKNEPTDSFVRRKRALFSQLTNAPSEIGQIDLLFGMIHLQIRDRVSRKRITTFDDLLNEAREAEMTLREHKMTTANADKAVDSTSGPVRCGFCRKKGHYTEVCFKKKNEEAKTAQTQAIANALVTKPSYSCYGCNAPGVTRANCRNV